The Streptococcus mitis genome has a segment encoding these proteins:
- a CDS encoding YqgQ family protein, with protein MSLFLKKTQKFARMSLMKTFYDVQQFLKRFGIIVYMGKRLYDIELMKLELSRIYDAGLMDKLDYLEAEAVLRREHKVELDYIEKNGEKN; from the coding sequence ATGAGTCTCTTCTTGAAAAAAACACAAAAATTTGCTAGAATGAGTCTTATGAAAACATTCTATGATGTGCAGCAATTCCTCAAACGATTTGGTATTATTGTTTACATGGGAAAACGCTTATATGATATTGAACTGATGAAGTTGGAACTCTCTCGGATTTACGATGCAGGGTTGATGGATAAATTGGACTATCTAGAGGCAGAAGCAGTTCTTCGCAGAGAGCACAAGGTAGAATTGGATTATATTGAGAAAAATGGAGAAAAGAACTAA
- a CDS encoding rhodanese-like domain-containing protein — MVTWILWALILAMLTWMGFNYLRIRRAAKIVDNEEFEALIRTGQLIDLRDPAEFHRKHILGARNIPSSQLKTSLAALRKDKPVLLYENQRAQRVTNAALYLKKQGFSEIYILSYGLDSWKGKVKTS; from the coding sequence ATGGTTACTTGGATTTTGTGGGCACTTATACTGGCAATGTTGACATGGATGGGCTTTAACTATCTTCGTATTCGTCGTGCGGCTAAAATCGTAGATAATGAGGAATTTGAAGCCTTGATTCGTACGGGTCAATTGATTGATTTGCGCGACCCAGCTGAATTCCACAGAAAACATATCCTTGGTGCCCGCAATATTCCTTCAAGTCAGTTGAAGACTAGTCTTGCAGCCCTTCGTAAAGATAAACCTGTCCTTCTTTACGAAAACCAACGTGCGCAACGTGTGACAAATGCAGCTCTTTACTTGAAAAAACAAGGTTTTTCTGAGATTTATATCCTTTCTTATGGCTTGGATTCTTGGAAAGGGAAAGTGAAGACTAGCTAA